One Aegilops tauschii subsp. strangulata cultivar AL8/78 chromosome 7, Aet v6.0, whole genome shotgun sequence genomic window carries:
- the LOC109743285 gene encoding protein SAWADEE HOMEODOMAIN HOMOLOG 2 isoform X2, whose protein sequence is MGRPPSSGGPAFRFTHAEVAEMEEHLRHLNNAIPQRNVIQGLAEKFTASAARAGKIPVQYKQVWNWFQNRRYSQRARTPRGAPPPQGKMLPTGAEEHHPASFRAQGSSSSYPGSHSGKSPSDGGQAEFEAKSARDGAWYDVAAFLSHRLFETGDPEVKVRFSGFGPEEDEWINVRKCVRLRSLPCESAECVAVLPGDLILCFQEGKEQALYFDARVLDAQRRRHDVRGCRCRFLVRYDHDHSEIVPLRKVCRRPETDFRLQILHASRAAASADAQNVSPVEQKPQKAHKMMDVNTAEVTVVRNPDQGGPSDKPAAPLPAAPAGTHGDSVSDVQMGNVEVIPKVEAANEAHDDNMNVVA, encoded by the exons ATGGGGCGGCCGCCAAGCAGCGGGGGCCCCGCGTTCCGGTTCACGCACGCGGAGGTGGCGGAGATGGAGGAGCACCTCCGCCACCTCAACAACGCCATCCCGCAGCGCAACGTCATCCAGGGCCTCGCCGAGAAGTTcaccgcctccgccgcccgcgccggcAAGATCCCCGTCCAGTACAAGCAG GTCTGGAACTGGTTCCAGAACCGGAGGTACTCGCAGCGGGCCAGGACCCCCAGgggcgcgccgccgccgcaggggAAGATGCTGCCCACGGGGGCCGAGGAACACCACCCGGCCTCCTTCAGGGCTCAGGGGTCTTCCTCGTCCTACCCCGGATCCCACTCAG GAAAGAGTCCTTCGGATGGTGGCCAGGCCGAGTTTGAAGCAAAGTCAGCTAGAGATGGTGCATG GTACGATGTTGCTGCCTTTCTGTCCCACAGGCTCTTTGAAACAGGGGACCCG GAAGTAAAAGTTCGATTTTCTGGATTTGGGCCTGAGGAGGATGAATGGATTAATGTTCGTAAATGTGTGAGGCTGCGTTCTCTTCCATGTGAATCTGCAGAATGTGTTGCTGTGCTTCCTGGGGATCTCATTCTTTGTTTTCAG GAAGGCAAAGAGCAGGCCCTCTATTTTGACGCTCGTGTTCTTGATGCTCAAAGGCGCAGGCATGATGTAAGAGGGTGCCGCTGCAGGTTTCTTGTTCGTTATGATCATGATCACTCTGAG ATTGTTCCTCTGAGGAAGGTATGCCGTCGACCAGAAACTGATTTCAGGCTCCAGATCTTGCACGCATCTAGAGCGGCGGCCTCTGCGGATGCTCAGAATGTTAGCCCAGTTGAGCAGAAACCCCAAAAGGCGCACAAGATGATGGATGTGAACACTGCCGAGGTGACCGTGGTTCGCAACCCAGATCAAGGAGGGCCATCTGACAAGCCGGCTGCTCCCTTACCAGCTGCGCCTGCTGGCACCCACGGTGATTCAGTTTCAGATGTGCAGATGGGGAATGTGGAGGTTATTCCAAAAGTTGAAGCTGCAAATGAAGCACATGATGACAACATGAACGTGGTAGCGTAG
- the LOC109743285 gene encoding protein SAWADEE HOMEODOMAIN HOMOLOG 2 isoform X1: MGRPPSSGGPAFRFTHAEVAEMEEHLRHLNNAIPQRNVIQGLAEKFTASAARAGKIPVQYKQVWNWFQNRRYSQRARTPRGAPPPQGKMLPTGAEEHHPASFRAQGSSSSYPGSHSGKSPSDGGQAEFEAKSARDGAWYDVAAFLSHRLFETGDPEVKVRFSGFGPEEDEWINVRKCVRLRSLPCESAECVAVLPGDLILCFQEGKEQALYFDARVLDAQRRRHDVRGCRCRFLVRYDHDHSEEIVPLRKVCRRPETDFRLQILHASRAAASADAQNVSPVEQKPQKAHKMMDVNTAEVTVVRNPDQGGPSDKPAAPLPAAPAGTHGDSVSDVQMGNVEVIPKVEAANEAHDDNMNVVA, translated from the exons ATGGGGCGGCCGCCAAGCAGCGGGGGCCCCGCGTTCCGGTTCACGCACGCGGAGGTGGCGGAGATGGAGGAGCACCTCCGCCACCTCAACAACGCCATCCCGCAGCGCAACGTCATCCAGGGCCTCGCCGAGAAGTTcaccgcctccgccgcccgcgccggcAAGATCCCCGTCCAGTACAAGCAG GTCTGGAACTGGTTCCAGAACCGGAGGTACTCGCAGCGGGCCAGGACCCCCAGgggcgcgccgccgccgcaggggAAGATGCTGCCCACGGGGGCCGAGGAACACCACCCGGCCTCCTTCAGGGCTCAGGGGTCTTCCTCGTCCTACCCCGGATCCCACTCAG GAAAGAGTCCTTCGGATGGTGGCCAGGCCGAGTTTGAAGCAAAGTCAGCTAGAGATGGTGCATG GTACGATGTTGCTGCCTTTCTGTCCCACAGGCTCTTTGAAACAGGGGACCCG GAAGTAAAAGTTCGATTTTCTGGATTTGGGCCTGAGGAGGATGAATGGATTAATGTTCGTAAATGTGTGAGGCTGCGTTCTCTTCCATGTGAATCTGCAGAATGTGTTGCTGTGCTTCCTGGGGATCTCATTCTTTGTTTTCAG GAAGGCAAAGAGCAGGCCCTCTATTTTGACGCTCGTGTTCTTGATGCTCAAAGGCGCAGGCATGATGTAAGAGGGTGCCGCTGCAGGTTTCTTGTTCGTTATGATCATGATCACTCTGAG GAGATTGTTCCTCTGAGGAAGGTATGCCGTCGACCAGAAACTGATTTCAGGCTCCAGATCTTGCACGCATCTAGAGCGGCGGCCTCTGCGGATGCTCAGAATGTTAGCCCAGTTGAGCAGAAACCCCAAAAGGCGCACAAGATGATGGATGTGAACACTGCCGAGGTGACCGTGGTTCGCAACCCAGATCAAGGAGGGCCATCTGACAAGCCGGCTGCTCCCTTACCAGCTGCGCCTGCTGGCACCCACGGTGATTCAGTTTCAGATGTGCAGATGGGGAATGTGGAGGTTATTCCAAAAGTTGAAGCTGCAAATGAAGCACATGATGACAACATGAACGTGGTAGCGTAG
- the LOC109743289 gene encoding protein BOLA4, chloroplastic/mitochondrial yields MLLMRSAAAPCSFTSMLLRRLTSSSSASYAIRRQATLALSSLSSSSSSSARFTTWSPPPLSGSTRTGGFSAWASAPGPAGPTGSTITQSMETKIKEQLEADTVTVFDASGDGRHVCIDVVSKAFEGKSAVNRQRMVYKVIWEELQSTVHAVDQMTTKTPGEAAGN; encoded by the exons ATGCTGCTGATGaggtccgccgccgccccctgtTCCTTCACCTCCATGCTCCTCCGCCgcctcacctcctcctcctccgcttcATACGCCATCCGCCGTCAGGCCACCCTGGCCCTCTCTTCTCtatcctcctcgtcctcctcgtctGCTAGATTCACCACCTGGTCCCCTCCCCCTCTTTCCGGCAGCACCCGGACCGGGGGATTCTCGGCCTGGGCGTCGGCGCCGGGACCGGCGGGACCCACCGGCTCCACCATCACGCAGTCTATGGAGACCAAG ATCAAGGAGCAGCTGGAGGCGGACACTGTCACCGTCTTCGACGCCTCAGGGGATGGCCGCCACGTCTG CATAGACGTGGTTTCGAAGGCGTTCGAGGGGAAATCCGCTGTGAACAGGCAGAGAATGGTTTACAAGGTTATATGGGAGGAGCTTCAAAGCACCGTGCATGCTGTGGACCAAATGACCACCAAGACTCCAGGTGAGGCGGCTGGCAACTAG